The following are encoded together in the Streptomyces sp. NBC_00341 genome:
- a CDS encoding TrmH family RNA methyltransferase, whose amino-acid sequence MVDEPSVVDESSVVDEPSVVDEPAQYDDGFGTEIGVGPHPLPWPVGERYDPELLAHGDRRNVGDAYRYWTREAIVADLDLRRHDFHVAVENWGHDFNIGSVVRTANAFLAKEIHIVGRRRWNRRGAMVTDRYQHVRHHPDTADLTAWAAAEGLPIIGIDNLPGAVPLERTELPRRCVLLFGQEGPGLTEEAREHASMVCSIAQFGSTRSINAGAAAAIAMHAWVQRHADIPVAGV is encoded by the coding sequence ATGGTGGACGAGCCGTCCGTGGTGGACGAGTCGTCTGTGGTGGACGAACCGTCCGTGGTGGACGAGCCGGCTCAGTACGACGACGGGTTCGGGACGGAGATCGGTGTCGGGCCGCACCCGCTGCCCTGGCCCGTGGGCGAGCGTTACGACCCCGAGCTGCTCGCCCACGGCGACCGGCGCAATGTGGGGGACGCGTACCGGTACTGGACCCGTGAGGCGATCGTCGCCGATCTGGATCTGCGGCGGCACGATTTCCATGTGGCGGTGGAGAACTGGGGCCACGACTTCAACATCGGCTCGGTCGTGCGCACCGCGAACGCCTTCCTCGCCAAGGAGATCCACATCGTGGGGCGGCGGCGCTGGAACCGGCGCGGGGCGATGGTCACCGACCGCTATCAGCATGTCCGCCACCACCCCGACACCGCGGATCTGACCGCCTGGGCCGCGGCCGAGGGGTTGCCGATCATCGGTATCGACAATCTGCCGGGTGCCGTGCCGCTGGAGCGGACCGAGCTGCCGCGGCGGTGCGTGCTGCTGTTCGGGCAGGAGGGGCCGGGGCTGACCGAGGAGGCGCGGGAGCACGCCTCGATGGTGTGCTCGATCGCGCAGTTCGGGTCGACGCGGTCGATCAATGCGGGGGCGGCTGCGGCGATTGCGATGCATGCGTGGGTGCAGCGGCATGCGGATATTCCTGTGGCGGGGGTGTAG
- a CDS encoding HTTM domain-containing protein yields MGTPSRARGLARGIQRITASSLGPYQSAVIRIGFSATYLLFLLRELPHRHEMYGPDAPWRWDMAEQLISNNQAFTTLMWTDSTVWFEIVYALALIAAALLLVGWHTRAMSVLFMAGVLSLQNRSIFMGDGGDNVLHLMAIYLVLTRCGQVWSLDARRAARRARAALTADGGSDAGSDMGSDMDEGGRSPRADVAGPLLWVAYGAVLVWATGTDNLGGTVWLPVLFWILWTGHGVWWAVNRYAPHSEPRTLLDVIANLAHNATLVVIMAEVCLIYSTAGWYKIQGSRWQDGTALYFPLQLHYFTPWPALSDLLASSGVMVMVLTYATVIVQVAFPFTLFNRRVKNVLLVVMIGEHAGIALLLGLPFFSMAMIAADAVFLPTVFLVWLGGRAALGRELLSRGRERGRGKVPRPRDGAEDRDAPEHSGSGGHTLVG; encoded by the coding sequence GTGGGCACGCCCAGCCGCGCGCGCGGGCTCGCCCGCGGTATCCAGCGCATCACCGCCTCGTCCCTCGGCCCGTACCAGAGCGCCGTCATCCGGATCGGCTTCTCCGCCACGTACCTGCTGTTCCTGCTGCGGGAGCTGCCGCACCGGCATGAGATGTACGGCCCCGACGCCCCGTGGCGCTGGGACATGGCGGAACAGCTGATCTCGAACAACCAGGCCTTCACCACCCTCATGTGGACGGACAGCACCGTCTGGTTCGAGATCGTGTACGCGCTGGCGCTGATCGCCGCCGCGCTGCTGCTGGTGGGCTGGCACACCCGCGCCATGTCCGTCCTGTTCATGGCCGGAGTGCTGTCGCTTCAGAACCGCAGCATCTTCATGGGCGACGGCGGCGACAACGTCCTGCACCTGATGGCGATCTACCTGGTGCTGACCCGGTGCGGGCAGGTCTGGTCGCTGGACGCCCGCCGTGCGGCGCGCCGAGCGCGGGCGGCGCTGACCGCGGACGGGGGCTCGGACGCGGGCTCGGACATGGGCTCGGACATGGACGAGGGCGGGCGCTCGCCGCGTGCGGACGTGGCCGGTCCGCTGCTGTGGGTGGCATACGGGGCCGTGCTCGTCTGGGCCACGGGCACGGACAACCTGGGCGGCACCGTGTGGCTGCCGGTGCTGTTCTGGATTCTGTGGACCGGGCACGGCGTCTGGTGGGCCGTGAACCGGTACGCGCCGCACAGCGAGCCGCGCACCCTGCTCGACGTCATCGCCAACCTCGCGCACAACGCGACCCTCGTCGTGATCATGGCCGAGGTCTGCCTGATCTACTCCACCGCCGGCTGGTACAAGATCCAGGGGTCGAGGTGGCAGGACGGCACAGCGCTGTACTTCCCGCTTCAGCTCCACTACTTCACGCCGTGGCCCGCCCTCTCGGACCTCCTCGCATCGAGCGGGGTGATGGTGATGGTGCTGACGTACGCCACGGTCATCGTGCAGGTCGCGTTCCCGTTCACCCTGTTCAACCGACGGGTCAAGAACGTCCTGCTCGTGGTGATGATCGGGGAGCACGCCGGTATCGCCCTGCTACTGGGGCTGCCCTTCTTCTCGATGGCCATGATCGCCGCGGACGCCGTTTTCCTGCCGACCGTCTTCCTGGTGTGGCTGGGGGGCCGGGCGGCCCTCGGACGGGAGCTGCTGTCCCGGGGGCGGGAGCGGGGGCGTGGCAAGGTCCCGCGGCCCCGGGATGGAGCCGAGGACCGGGACGCACCGGAGCACAGCGGCAGCGGGGGCCATACGCTCGTCGGGTGA
- a CDS encoding 2Fe-2S iron-sulfur cluster-binding protein, translated as MFHPLRVSAIERLTDDSVAVDFAVPPDLRETFRHSPGQHLNVRYTVDGEEVRRSYSICAPAAERPDDPRLRVGIRLVDGGAFSTYALKELAVGDQVEAMPPMGRFVLTPRPGQFAAVVGGSGITPVLSIAATLLAREPDASFCLIRSDRTAASTMFLDEVADLKDRYPDRFQLVTALSREEQQAGLPSGRLDRDRLTGLLPALLPVTDVDGWYLCGPLGLVRAAEGALHGLGVERARIHQEIFHVDDGPGATVRPRIEAPADSVLTATLDGRSGKWPVQEGESLLETVLRSRSDAPYACKGGVCGTCRAFLVSGEVRMDRNFALEPEETGAGYVLACQSHPVTGEVELDFDR; from the coding sequence ATGTTCCATCCGCTCCGGGTCAGCGCGATCGAACGGCTCACGGACGATTCGGTCGCTGTCGACTTCGCCGTGCCGCCGGATCTGCGCGAGACCTTCCGCCACAGCCCTGGCCAGCACCTCAATGTCCGCTACACCGTCGACGGTGAGGAGGTCCGCCGCTCGTACTCGATCTGCGCACCGGCCGCCGAGCGGCCGGACGATCCGCGCCTGCGGGTGGGCATCCGGCTCGTTGACGGCGGCGCGTTCTCCACCTACGCGCTGAAGGAGCTCGCGGTCGGTGACCAGGTCGAGGCGATGCCCCCGATGGGCCGCTTCGTGCTCACCCCGCGCCCCGGTCAGTTCGCGGCGGTCGTGGGCGGCAGCGGGATCACCCCGGTGCTGTCCATCGCGGCGACGCTGCTGGCGCGGGAACCCGACGCCTCGTTCTGCCTGATCCGCAGCGACCGGACCGCCGCGTCGACGATGTTCCTGGACGAGGTCGCTGACCTCAAGGACCGCTATCCGGACCGGTTCCAGCTGGTCACCGCGCTCTCCCGGGAGGAGCAGCAGGCCGGTCTCCCCTCGGGCCGGCTGGACCGCGACCGGCTCACCGGCCTGCTGCCCGCGCTGCTCCCGGTGACCGATGTGGACGGCTGGTATCTGTGCGGCCCGCTCGGCCTGGTCCGGGCCGCCGAGGGCGCGCTGCACGGCCTGGGCGTCGAGCGGGCCCGCATCCACCAGGAGATCTTCCACGTCGACGACGGGCCCGGCGCCACGGTCCGCCCCCGGATCGAGGCCCCGGCGGACAGCGTGCTCACCGCGACCCTGGACGGCCGCTCGGGCAAGTGGCCCGTGCAGGAGGGCGAATCACTGCTGGAGACGGTGCTCCGCAGCCGCTCGGACGCACCGTACGCCTGCAAGGGAGGCGTGTGCGGTACGTGCAGGGCCTTCCTGGTCTCGGGCGAGGTCCGGATGGACCGCAACTTCGCGCTCGAACCGGAAGAGACGGGGGCCGGCTATGTACTGGCCTGCCAGTCCCATCCGGTGACCGGGGAGGTGGAGCTCGACTTCGACCGGTGA
- the paaC gene encoding 1,2-phenylacetyl-CoA epoxidase subunit PaaC, protein MTAALALGDDALVLSHRLGEWAGHAPVLEEEVALANIALDLLGQARLLLSLVGDEDELAYLREERAFRNVQLVEQPNGDFAHTIARQLFFSVHQHGLYERLAAGDGEFAGIAAKAVKEVAYHRDHAEQWTLRLGDGTPESHDRMQRAVDALWRFTGELSQPVEGVEVDWNALRSDWLASVTTVLERATLTVPTGPQSGAWTAGAGRQGIHTEPFGRMIAEMQHLHRSHPGASW, encoded by the coding sequence GTGACCGCGGCTCTCGCCCTGGGCGACGACGCGCTGGTGCTGTCGCACCGGCTGGGGGAGTGGGCGGGCCACGCCCCCGTGCTGGAGGAGGAGGTGGCCCTCGCCAACATCGCACTGGACCTGCTGGGCCAGGCCCGCCTGCTGCTCTCCCTCGTCGGGGACGAGGACGAGCTGGCGTATCTGCGCGAGGAGCGCGCCTTCCGCAACGTCCAGCTGGTCGAGCAGCCGAACGGCGACTTCGCCCACACCATCGCCCGCCAGCTCTTCTTCTCCGTCCACCAGCACGGGCTGTACGAGCGACTGGCGGCCGGTGACGGCGAGTTCGCGGGCATCGCGGCGAAGGCCGTCAAGGAGGTCGCCTACCACCGGGACCACGCCGAGCAGTGGACCCTGCGCCTCGGGGACGGCACACCGGAGAGCCACGACCGGATGCAGCGCGCGGTGGACGCGCTGTGGCGCTTCACCGGTGAGCTGTCCCAGCCCGTCGAAGGCGTCGAGGTGGACTGGAACGCCCTGCGGAGCGACTGGCTGGCGTCCGTCACCACCGTGCTGGAGCGGGCCACGCTGACCGTGCCGACCGGACCGCAGTCCGGCGCCTGGACGGCCGGAGCGGGCCGCCAGGGCATCCACACCGAGCCCTTCGGCCGGATGATCGCCGAGATGCAGCATCTGCACCGCAGCCACCCGGGGGCGTCATGGTGA
- the paaA gene encoding 1,2-phenylacetyl-CoA epoxidase subunit PaaA has protein sequence MAALTAGQAAQATAGSTDGADEALTAAFDAAVAADERIEPRDWMPDAYRASLVRQMAQHAHSEIIGMQPEANWITRAPSLRRKAILIAKVQDEAGHGLYLYSAAETLGTGREELLDKLHAGRQRYSSIFNYPTLTWADVGAIGWLVDGAAITNQVPLCRCSYGPYARAMVRICKEESFHQRQGYELLLALSGGTAAQHEMAQDAVNRWWWPSLMMFGPPDDASSHSAQSMAWKIKRHSNDELRQRFVDICVPQAEVLGLTLPDPDLRWNEERGQHDFGAIDWTEFQEVLKGNGPCNEERLTQRRGAHEEGAWVREAAAAYAQKQQTQQTQQAQTTRTTRTTRTTVVPNGEATA, from the coding sequence ATGGCGGCATTGACTGCGGGCCAGGCAGCGCAGGCGACAGCGGGCAGCACCGATGGGGCGGACGAGGCCCTGACGGCGGCCTTCGACGCCGCGGTGGCGGCCGACGAGCGCATCGAGCCACGTGACTGGATGCCCGATGCCTACCGCGCCTCGCTGGTCAGGCAAATGGCCCAGCACGCCCACTCCGAGATCATCGGCATGCAGCCGGAGGCCAACTGGATCACCCGCGCACCCTCGCTGCGCCGCAAGGCGATCCTGATCGCCAAGGTGCAGGACGAGGCGGGGCACGGCCTCTACCTCTACAGCGCGGCCGAGACCCTCGGTACCGGCCGCGAGGAGCTGCTCGACAAGCTCCACGCGGGTCGCCAGCGCTATTCGTCGATCTTCAACTACCCCACCCTGACCTGGGCGGACGTGGGCGCCATCGGCTGGCTCGTGGACGGGGCGGCGATCACCAACCAGGTGCCCCTGTGCCGCTGCTCCTACGGCCCCTACGCCCGCGCGATGGTCCGCATCTGCAAGGAGGAGTCCTTCCACCAGCGCCAGGGGTACGAGCTGCTGCTGGCCCTCAGCGGCGGCACGGCCGCCCAGCACGAGATGGCCCAGGACGCGGTGAACCGTTGGTGGTGGCCGTCCCTGATGATGTTCGGTCCGCCGGACGATGCCTCGTCGCACTCCGCCCAGTCGATGGCCTGGAAGATCAAGCGCCATTCCAACGACGAGCTGCGGCAGCGCTTCGTCGACATCTGCGTCCCGCAGGCGGAGGTGCTGGGCCTCACCCTCCCCGACCCGGACCTCCGGTGGAACGAGGAGCGCGGTCAGCACGACTTCGGGGCGATCGACTGGACGGAGTTCCAGGAGGTCCTGAAGGGCAACGGCCCGTGCAACGAGGAGCGCCTCACCCAGCGCCGCGGGGCACACGAGGAAGGCGCCTGGGTCCGCGAGGCAGCCGCCGCCTACGCACAGAAGCAACAAACGCAACAGACGCAACAAGCGCAGACGACGCGGACGACGCGGACGACGCGGACGACGGTCGTACCGAACGGGGAGGCGACAGCATGA
- a CDS encoding acyl-CoA dehydrogenase family protein, which translates to MDFTYTEEQQAAAEAARAVFSGVAPDVVPSPALVPGAVAEDIDRPLWAGLAAGDLLSLTLSPEHGGAGLDLIALCLVLRESAKVLARVPLLETCAVAMALQRYGDQGLAAELLPGVGRGELVLTVGANGRTGHDPAELAVTARPDDTGHGGDSSEAGWVLDGVQSAVPWAQTADWIAVPAHTGDGRAVVAMVRRGHDGLTIAEQVSTSGELFGEVRLDAVRIARRELIDAADAWEWLHALLTTGTCALALGLGEAVLAMTSEYTGKREQFGFPVATFQAVAVQAADRYIDLRAMEVTLWQAAWRIATGGSGALPPAGDVAVAKIWASDGVRRVVQTAQHLHGGFGADTDYPLHRFHAWAKQIELSLGPAAAHEEALGDLLAAHPLD; encoded by the coding sequence GTGGACTTCACCTACACCGAGGAACAGCAGGCAGCCGCAGAGGCGGCACGGGCGGTCTTCTCGGGCGTCGCGCCCGACGTGGTTCCCAGCCCCGCTCTCGTACCGGGTGCGGTGGCCGAGGACATCGACAGGCCGCTGTGGGCCGGGCTCGCCGCCGGGGATCTGCTGAGCCTGACGCTGTCGCCCGAGCACGGCGGGGCCGGCCTCGATCTGATCGCGCTCTGCCTGGTGCTGCGCGAGTCCGCGAAGGTCCTCGCCCGGGTCCCGCTGCTGGAGACGTGCGCGGTCGCGATGGCGCTCCAGCGGTACGGGGACCAGGGGCTGGCCGCCGAACTGCTGCCCGGCGTCGGCCGCGGCGAGCTCGTTCTCACCGTCGGGGCCAACGGGCGCACCGGCCACGATCCGGCCGAACTCGCCGTCACCGCACGCCCGGACGACACCGGGCACGGGGGCGACAGCTCGGAAGCCGGCTGGGTGCTGGACGGTGTGCAGTCGGCCGTGCCGTGGGCGCAGACAGCGGACTGGATCGCGGTGCCCGCCCACACCGGGGACGGCCGCGCCGTTGTGGCCATGGTCCGGCGCGGCCACGACGGCCTCACCATCGCGGAGCAGGTCTCCACCAGCGGTGAACTGTTCGGTGAGGTACGGCTGGACGCGGTACGGATCGCGCGCCGCGAGCTGATCGACGCAGCCGACGCCTGGGAGTGGCTGCACGCACTGCTCACCACCGGAACCTGCGCGCTCGCGCTGGGGCTGGGTGAGGCCGTGCTGGCCATGACGAGTGAGTACACCGGGAAGCGCGAGCAGTTCGGCTTCCCTGTGGCGACCTTCCAGGCCGTCGCCGTACAGGCCGCAGACCGCTACATCGACCTGCGGGCCATGGAGGTGACCCTCTGGCAGGCCGCCTGGCGGATCGCGACCGGCGGGAGTGGCGCGCTGCCCCCGGCGGGCGATGTCGCCGTGGCGAAGATCTGGGCGTCGGACGGGGTCCGCCGGGTCGTGCAGACCGCACAGCACCTGCACGGCGGCTTCGGCGCGGACACCGACTACCCCTTGCACCGCTTCCACGCCTGGGCGAAGCAGATCGAGCTCTCTCTCGGCCCGGCCGCCGCCCACGAGGAGGCACTGGGCGACCTGCTGGCCGCGCACCCCCTGGACTGA
- the paaD gene encoding 1,2-phenylacetyl-CoA epoxidase subunit PaaD, with translation MVTRTALEDELRGLAGSVPDPELPVLTLEELGVLRGVEVLAPGRVTVRLTPTYTGCPAIETMSTDIERVLLDHGMTEVSVVTVLTPAWSTDDISAEGRRKLTEFGIAPPRPHDTASPAAGPVPLALSVRCPHCGSIDTELLSRFSSTACKALRRCVTCREPFDHFKEL, from the coding sequence ATGGTGACCCGCACGGCGCTGGAGGACGAGCTGCGCGGCCTCGCCGGCTCCGTCCCGGACCCGGAGCTGCCGGTGCTGACCCTGGAGGAGCTGGGCGTGCTCCGGGGTGTGGAGGTGCTGGCACCGGGCCGTGTCACGGTCCGGCTCACTCCCACCTACACCGGCTGCCCCGCGATAGAGACGATGTCCACGGACATCGAGCGGGTGCTGCTCGACCACGGCATGACCGAGGTCTCCGTGGTCACCGTCCTCACCCCGGCCTGGTCCACGGACGACATCAGCGCGGAGGGGCGCCGCAAGCTCACCGAGTTCGGCATAGCGCCTCCTCGGCCGCACGACACGGCCTCGCCCGCCGCCGGACCCGTGCCGCTCGCCCTGTCGGTGCGCTGCCCGCACTGCGGCTCCATCGATACGGAGCTGCTGAGCCGGTTCTCGTCCACCGCCTGCAAGGCGCTGCGCAGGTGTGTGACATGCCGCGAACCGTTCGACCACTTCAAGGAGTTGTAG
- a CDS encoding DUF5819 family protein — protein sequence MDSYDDRGVGGRDGRVAGPDPGAVPTVPDPGAEADPRADPEPSRIPSQSPGTGTGTGGADPRGDAGSESRSGMAGLSFPYQVAAAVALAVIGLVTCTQLAMVFLHVAPSNTLTKQHGKGVDEWVYPEFEQNWKLFAPNPLQQNVAVHVRAEIAGPDGRRTTPWMNLSGEDGKAIRGNPLPSHVQQNELRRGWDFYLGSHDSQNRANGLRGSLSEQYIRRIVMLRLGEHDYGGTVERIQVRSEVRSVAAPPWSDEKISTKPSYRVLPWWNVTAADLPEGSADPKETDQ from the coding sequence ATGGATTCGTACGACGACAGGGGCGTCGGCGGCAGGGACGGACGGGTTGCCGGTCCCGATCCGGGGGCGGTTCCAACGGTTCCCGACCCCGGTGCGGAGGCCGATCCCCGTGCCGATCCGGAGCCGAGTCGGATACCGAGTCAGAGTCCGGGTACGGGTACGGGTACGGGGGGTGCGGACCCTCGCGGAGACGCCGGTTCCGAGTCCCGTTCCGGAATGGCCGGGCTGTCGTTTCCGTACCAGGTCGCCGCCGCTGTGGCGCTCGCGGTGATCGGGCTGGTCACCTGTACTCAGCTGGCGATGGTGTTTCTGCACGTCGCCCCCTCCAACACGCTGACCAAGCAGCACGGCAAGGGGGTGGACGAATGGGTCTATCCGGAGTTCGAGCAGAACTGGAAGCTCTTCGCCCCCAATCCGCTGCAGCAGAACGTCGCCGTGCACGTGCGTGCTGAGATAGCCGGTCCCGACGGCCGTCGTACCACCCCCTGGATGAACCTCTCGGGCGAGGACGGCAAGGCGATACGCGGTAATCCGCTGCCCAGCCACGTCCAGCAGAACGAACTCCGCCGGGGCTGGGACTTCTACCTCGGCTCCCACGACAGCCAGAACCGCGCCAACGGGCTGCGCGGCAGCCTCTCCGAGCAGTACATCCGCCGGATAGTCATGCTGCGCCTCGGTGAACACGACTACGGCGGCACCGTCGAACGGATCCAGGTCCGCTCCGAGGTACGTTCCGTCGCGGCGCCTCCGTGGAGCGACGAGAAGATCAGTACGAAACCGTCCTACCGGGTGCTGCCGTGGTGGAACGTCACCGCAGCCGACCTCCCCGAGGGCTCGGCGGACCCGAAGGAGACGGACCAGTGA
- the paaN gene encoding phenylacetic acid degradation protein PaaN, which yields MAAELSPHLLTEKHRPTLDRTLDAIRSRAYWSPHPEHPKAYGEGGAPGSLGAAEGKSAFDAVLNTRIDLGQPGTDGWTGGETSPYGPELGVEYPHADPDVLIPAMRAGMPAWREAGPETRALVCLEILARISARTHEFGHAVMHTSGQAFMMAFQAGGPHAQDRGLEAVAYAYEEQTRAPRTADWSKPQGKRDPIELHKTFTAAGRGVSLLIGCNTFPTWNGYPGLFASLATGNPVLVKPHPRAVLPLALTVQLAREVLTEAGFDPNLVALAAERPGEGIAKSLALRPEIRIIDYTGSTAFGDWLEANALQAQVYTEKAGVNTIVLDSTDDYRGMLSNLAFSLSLYSGQMCTTPQNLLIPRNGITTDIGDKTYDDVVVDIAAAVTGLLGDDARANALLGALVNPEVRARLEAAAQLGEVALPSRELANPDFPEAVVRTPLIVKLDGAKPDEDSPYLSECFGPVSFAVAVDSTADAVELLRRTVRDKGAMTVGAYTTSAEVESALVDVCLDESAQLSLNLTSGVYVNQTAAFSDFHGSGGNPAANAALCDGAFVSNRFRTLEVRRQR from the coding sequence ATGGCCGCCGAGCTCTCCCCGCACCTGCTGACCGAGAAGCACCGCCCCACGCTCGACCGGACCCTCGACGCGATCCGCTCGCGTGCGTACTGGTCCCCGCACCCCGAGCACCCCAAGGCGTACGGCGAGGGCGGCGCCCCCGGCAGCCTGGGAGCCGCCGAGGGCAAGTCCGCCTTCGACGCCGTGCTGAACACCCGTATCGACCTCGGCCAGCCGGGCACCGACGGGTGGACGGGCGGGGAGACCTCCCCGTACGGGCCGGAGCTGGGAGTCGAGTATCCGCACGCCGATCCGGATGTCCTGATCCCGGCGATGCGTGCGGGAATGCCGGCCTGGCGCGAGGCTGGCCCCGAGACCAGGGCCCTGGTCTGTCTGGAGATCCTGGCCCGGATCAGCGCCCGCACCCATGAGTTCGGCCACGCGGTGATGCACACCAGCGGTCAGGCCTTCATGATGGCGTTCCAGGCCGGTGGCCCGCACGCCCAGGACCGCGGCCTGGAGGCGGTGGCGTACGCGTACGAGGAGCAGACCCGCGCCCCGCGTACCGCGGACTGGTCCAAACCGCAGGGCAAGCGCGATCCGATCGAGCTGCACAAGACGTTCACCGCGGCGGGCCGTGGTGTCTCACTGCTGATCGGCTGCAACACCTTCCCCACGTGGAACGGCTACCCGGGCCTCTTCGCCTCTCTCGCCACCGGCAATCCCGTCCTGGTCAAGCCGCATCCCCGTGCGGTGCTTCCGCTGGCCCTCACGGTTCAGCTGGCGCGCGAGGTGCTCACCGAGGCGGGCTTCGATCCCAACCTGGTCGCCCTGGCCGCCGAGCGGCCCGGCGAGGGCATCGCCAAGTCCCTGGCGCTCCGCCCGGAGATCCGGATCATCGACTACACCGGGTCCACAGCGTTCGGTGACTGGCTGGAGGCCAACGCCCTTCAGGCGCAGGTCTACACAGAGAAGGCCGGGGTCAACACGATCGTCCTCGACTCCACGGACGACTACCGGGGCATGCTCTCCAACCTGGCGTTCTCGCTCTCCCTCTACAGCGGCCAGATGTGCACCACCCCGCAGAACCTGCTGATTCCCCGCAACGGCATCACGACGGACATCGGTGACAAGACGTACGACGACGTGGTCGTAGACATCGCCGCGGCGGTCACCGGTCTCCTCGGTGACGACGCTCGGGCCAATGCCCTCCTCGGTGCCCTGGTCAACCCGGAGGTGCGGGCCCGCCTGGAGGCCGCCGCCCAGCTGGGCGAAGTCGCCCTGCCGTCAAGGGAGCTGGCCAACCCCGACTTCCCGGAGGCGGTGGTCCGTACGCCCCTTATCGTCAAGCTGGACGGCGCCAAGCCGGACGAGGACTCCCCCTACCTGTCGGAGTGCTTCGGCCCGGTCTCGTTCGCCGTCGCGGTCGACTCGACGGCCGACGCCGTGGAGCTCCTGCGCCGGACGGTCCGCGACAAGGGCGCGATGACGGTGGGCGCGTACACCACGTCAGCGGAGGTCGAGAGCGCACTGGTGGACGTCTGCCTGGACGAGTCGGCCCAGCTCTCGCTGAACCTGACGAGCGGGGTGTACGTGAACCAGACCGCGGCGTTCTCCGACTTCCACGGCTCGGGCGGCAACCCTGCGGCCAACGCGGCCCTGTGCGACGGAGCTTTCGTCTCCAACCGCTTCCGCACCCTGGAAGTCCGCCGCCAACGCTGA
- the paaB gene encoding 1,2-phenylacetyl-CoA epoxidase subunit PaaB yields the protein MSSSTEWPLWEVFVRSRRGLSHTHAGSLHAPDAEMALRNARDLYTRRSEGISVWVVPSTQITASSPDEKDTFFEPAGDKPYRHPTFYKIPEGVKHL from the coding sequence ATGAGCAGCTCGACCGAATGGCCGCTGTGGGAGGTGTTCGTGCGCTCGCGGCGTGGCCTCTCCCACACCCACGCCGGCAGCCTGCACGCGCCGGACGCCGAGATGGCGCTGCGCAACGCACGCGATCTGTACACACGCCGGTCCGAAGGGATCTCCGTCTGGGTGGTGCCGTCCACCCAGATCACGGCGTCCTCGCCGGACGAGAAGGACACGTTCTTCGAGCCGGCCGGTGACAAGCCGTACCGGCACCCCACGTTCTACAAGATCCCGGAAGGGGTGAAGCACCTGTGA
- a CDS encoding rhodanese-like domain-containing protein: MNFGPLPTVDVTAVPADGLVLDVREDDEWAAGHVDGALHIPMSGFVGRFGELTEAAEDGRRVHVMCRVGGRSAQVTQYLVQQGIDAVNIDGGMLAWDAAGRPMVTESGNPAFVA; the protein is encoded by the coding sequence ATGAATTTCGGCCCGCTTCCCACGGTCGATGTGACGGCGGTGCCGGCGGACGGCCTCGTGCTGGACGTACGGGAGGACGACGAATGGGCGGCCGGGCACGTCGACGGCGCCCTGCACATCCCTATGAGCGGCTTCGTGGGCCGCTTCGGTGAGCTGACGGAGGCGGCGGAGGACGGTCGGCGCGTGCATGTGATGTGCCGGGTCGGTGGCCGGTCCGCCCAGGTCACCCAGTACCTGGTGCAGCAGGGCATCGACGCCGTGAACATCGACGGCGGCATGCTCGCCTGGGATGCCGCCGGTCGCCCGATGGTCACCGAGAGCGGTAACCCGGCCTTCGTAGCCTGA